From Oryzias melastigma strain HK-1 linkage group LG15, ASM292280v2, whole genome shotgun sequence, one genomic window encodes:
- the bnip4 gene encoding BCL2 interacting protein 4 has translation MSIQKDVSSDESLQGSWVELHFSGNGSQGTFHRGGQEQISTSSQEGDVERMLLEAQHESGRSSSRGSSQCNSPLRSQTPLLVWRGSEGNSSQSDEDFQERRREVENLMKKNADWIWDWSSRPENSPPKEFLLKRPKCASSLSIRNTSVMKKGGILSADFLKLFLPSLIISHILAVGLGIYIGKRLTSHNTY, from the exons ATGTCGATTCAAAAGGACGTTTCCTCTGACGAGAGTTTGCAAG GTTCCTGGGTTGAGCTGCACTTCAGCGGGAACGGGTCTCAGGGGACCTTTCATCGAGGAGGCCAGGAGCAGATCTCCACGTCCAGCCAAGAGGGCGACGTGGAGCGAATGCTGCTGGAAGCACAACATGAGTCAGGCAGAAGCAGCTCGAGAGGAAGCTCTCAGTGCAACAG cccTCTCAGATCACAGACCCCTCTTCTGGTGTGGAGAGGCTCAGAGGGGAACAGCTCACAG tCTGATGAAGACTTCCAGGAGAGACGGCGGGAGGTGGAGAACCTGATGAAGAAAAACGCTGACTGGATCTGGGACTGGTCCAGCCGACCGGAAAACAGCCCTCcaaa GGAGTTCCTGCTGAAGCGCCCCAAGTGTGCGTCCTCTCTCAGCATAAGGAACACCAGCGTCATGAAAAAGGGAGGCATCCTGTCCGCCGACTTTCTCAAGCTTTTCCTTCCTTCGTTAATCATTTCTCACATACTTGCTGTCGGCCTAGG GATTTACATTGGGAAGCGCCTTACTTCCCATAACACCTACTAA
- the ppp2r2d gene encoding serine/threonine-protein phosphatase 2A 55 kDa regulatory subunit B delta isoform — protein sequence MAGVAGGNDFQWCFSQVKGAIDEDVAEADIISTVEFNYSGELLATGDKGGRVVIFQHEQESKNRPHLRGEYNVYSTFQSHEPEFDYLKSLEIEEKINKIRWLPQQNAAHFLLSTNDKTIKLWKISERDKRAEGYNLKDEDGRVRDPFRITSLRVPVLMPMDLMVEASPRRIFANAHTYHINSISVNSDHETYLSADDLRINLWHLEITDRSFNIVDIKPANMEELTEVITAAECHPHQCNVFVYSSSKGTIRLCDMREAALCDRHSKFFEEPEDPSSRSFFSEIISSISDVKFSHSGRYMMTRDYLSVKVWDLNMENRPVETYQVHEYLRSKLCSLYENDCIFDKFECCWNGSDSAIMTGSYNNFFRMFDRNTRRDITLEASRESSKPRATLKPRKVSTGGKRKKDEISVDSLDFNKKILHTAWHPKDNVIAVAATNNLYIFQDKIN from the exons ATGGCGG GAGTTGCAGGAGGAAATGATTTCCAGTGGTGTTTCTCTCAAGTAAAGGGAGCGATAGATGAAGATGTTGCGGAAG CGGACATAATCTCGACGGTTGAGTTCAACTATTCTGGAGAATTACTTGCAACTGGAGACAAAGGCGGGAGAGTAGTGATTTTTCAGCATGAACAGGAG tcTAAGAATCGTCCACACTTGCGTGGAGAGTACAAcgtctatagcacttttcagaGTCACGAGCCAGAATTCGACTATTTGAAAAGTTTAGAAATTgaggaaaaaattaataaaataagatgGCTACCCCAACAAAATGCTGCTCACTTTCTACTTTCAACAAATG ATAAAACTATCAAATTGTGGAAAATTAGTGAAAGAGATAAACGGGCGGAAGGTTACAACCTGAAAGATGAAGATGGGCGAGTCAGAGATCCTTTTAGAATCACCTCTTTACGG GTACCGGTGCTGATGCCAATGGATCTCATGGTAGAAGCAAGCCCACGGAGGATCTTTGCAAATGCGCACACCTATCACATTAATTCCATTTCTGTAAATAGCGATCACGAAACTTACCTCTCCGCAGATGACCTAAGAATAAATCTATGGCACTTGGAAATCACAGACAGAAGTTTTA ATATTGTAGACATCAAGCCCGCCAACATGGAAGAGCTGACGGAAGTAATCACAGCTGCCGAGTGCCATCCACACCAATGCAATGTATTTGTGTACAGTAGTAGCAAAGGCACCATCCGCCTGTGTGACATGCGAGAGGCAGCACTCTGCGATAGACACTCCAAGT tcTTTGAGGAACCCGAGGATCCGAGCAGCCGATCCTTTTTCTCTGAGATCATCTCCTCCATCTCAGACGTGAAGTTCAGTCACAGCGGACGCTACATGATGACACGTGACTACCTCTCCGTCAAGGTTTGGGACCTGAACATGGAGAACAGGCCAGTGGAGACGTATCAG GTCCATGAATACCTTCGCAGTAAACTCTGCTCGTTGTATGAAAACGACTGCATCTTTGATAAGTTTGAGTGCTGCTGGAATGGCAGTGACAG TGCCATCATGACCGGCTCCTACAACAACTTCTTCCGAATGTTCGACCGCAACACCCGGCGGGACATCACACTGGAGGCGTCCCGGGAGAGCAGCAAACCCAGGGCCACCCTCAAACCGCGGAAAGTGTCCACCGGTGGCAAGAGGAAGAAGGACGAGATCAGCGTGGACAGCCTGGACTTCAACAAGAAGATCCTTCACACTGCCTGGCACCCCAAAGATAATGTGATAGCTGTGGCAGCCACCAACAACTTGTACATTTTCCAGGACAAAATCAACTAG
- the LOC112161824 gene encoding alpha-2A adrenergic receptor-like → MGCLNLTGGNETFLGKHPFNAQISVSLTCLVCMLILLTVFGNVMVVIAVITCRVLKAPQNLFLVSLACADILVATLVMPFSLANELMGYWYFGKVWCEIHSALDVLFCTSSIVHLCAISLDRYWSVTKAIEYNLKRTPCRIKCTIGLVWVIAAIISFPPLITMKKNRGVNNSRVCKINEEKWYIIFSSTASFFAPCVIMIMVYVRIYQVAIRRTRGPPGERRTKNSDSPQTKDRNVDEVNEVKSQGINGLDVDEEPSSSDENETCLRSLSRKIDVRKTDATEAKPSPKAEAPSPVRVSRWKGRQYRERRFTFVLAVVMGVFVLCWFPFFFTYTLTAVCDTCCVPETLFKMFFWFGYCNSSLNPLIYTIFNDDFRKSFKRILCKRDLGL, encoded by the coding sequence ATGGGTTGTCTCAACCTCACAGGTGGAAATGAGACTTTTCTTGGCAAGCACCCTTTCAACGCTCAGATCTCAGTGTCACTCACATGTCTGGTTTGCATGCTCATCCTGCTAACAGTGTTTGGCAATGTGATGGTGGTCATTGCGGTCATCACATGCCGCGTTCTGAAAGCACCTCAGAACTTGTTCCTAGTGTCTCTGGCATGCGCAGACATCCTGGTTGCTACCTTAGTTATGCCTTTCTCCTTAGCCAATGAATTGATGGGTTACTGGTACTTTGGTAAAGTGTGGTGTGAAATCCACTCTGCTCTCGACGTGCTCTTCTGCACGTCATCTATCGTCCACCTGTGTGCAATAAGCCTGGACAGGTACTGGTCTGTCACTAAAGCCATCGAGTATAATCTGAAAAGGACACCGTGCAGAATTAAATGCACTATTGGTCTGGTTTGGGTTATTGCAGCCATTATTTCATTTCCTCCACTTATAACAATGAAGAAGAACAGGGGAGTAAACAACAGCCGTGtatgcaaaataaatgaagagaaatggtatattattttttccagtacTGCATCTTTCTTTGCACCTTGTGTCATTATGATTATGGTATATGTACGGATTTACCAAGTAGCCATCAGGAGAACTAGAGGTCCACCAGGAGAGAGACGAACAAAGAACTCTGACTCCCCacaaacaaaagacagaaaCGTGGATGAAGTCAACGAAGTTAAAAGTCAAGGGATCAATGGACTCGACGTAGACGAGGAACCGTCCTCATCAGACGAGAATGAAACCTGCCTACGCTCTCTGAGCAGGAAAATCGATGTGAGGAAGACCGACGCGACTGAAGCCAAGCCATCTCCGAAAGCAGAGGCACCGTCTCCGGTGAGAGTGAGCAGGTGGAAGGGGAGGCAGTACAGAGAGAGGCGCTTCACCTTTGTTCTGGCTGTGGTCATGGGAGTGTTTGTTCTCTGCTGGTTCCCCTTTTTCTTCACGTACACACTCACAGCTGTGTGTGACACCTGCTGCGTCCCAGAGACACtcttcaaaatgttcttttggttTGGCTACTGCAATAGCTCGTTAAATCCTCTCATTTACACAATATTTAATGATGATTTTAGGAAGTCTTTTAAAAGAATTCTTTGTAAAAGGGACTTGGGTCTGTag